The following are encoded together in the Vicugna pacos chromosome 26, VicPac4, whole genome shotgun sequence genome:
- the LOC140689399 gene encoding uncharacterized protein, which yields MFCCIPRSRGRGPRKARSNGLCQQCRQWVGSHPRRLWPFGQRDRKSQTPQDPGNQDTHATSPSEGLVCHTVEGQHRLQKSLGMKGSPPPRPPAQTSPRSLPRILPRAEGQLSTPGSDLEHRAHLLGIQVEDQEPPEAEPKVTGPEQAEAGEDARKQKQDHQGPARDREHPPAAPAEHEDPAAPAAYEEPAAPADLATPEEPAAPTDLAAPEQPAAPEEPAAPEAPAIPADLAAPEEPAAPAHLAAPEQPAAPEKPAAPEEPAAPADLATPEEPAAPAALAAPEEPATPEEPAAPADLAAPEEPAIPADQAAPEEPAASADLAAPEEPAAPEEPADPEEPAVPADLAAPEAPAIPADLATPEEPAAPANLAAPEQPAAPEEPAAPADLATPEEPAAPAALAAPEEPATPEEPAAPADLAAPEEPAAPADLATPEDPAAPADLATPEEARYS from the exons atgttttgttgcatcccaagatcccgaggtcgcggcccccggaaagcccgcagcaacggcctttgccaacagtgccgacagtgggtcgggtctcaccccaggcgcctctggccttttggccagagggaccgaaag agccagacaccgcaggatccggggaaccaggacactcatgccacctctccaagtgaggggctggtgtgccacactgtggaaggccagcacaggctccagaagagtctgggtatgaagggctccccaccaccacggcctcctgcccagacatcgcccaggtctctccccaggatcttgcccagggctgaggggcagctcagcacccccggctctgacctggagcaccgtgcccacctcctggggattcaggtagaggaccaggagccccccgaagcagagcccaaag ttacaggtccagagcaggcagaggcaggggaagacgccagaaaacaaaaacaggaccaccagggtccagcacgaGACCGCGaacaccctccagctgctcctgctgaacatgaagatcctgctgctccagctgcatatgaagagcctgccgctcctgctgatcttgccactcccgaagagcctgcagctcctactgatcttgccgctcctgaacagcctgcagctcctgaagagcccgccgctcctgaagcgcctgccattcctgctgatctagctgctcctgaagagcctgctgctcctgctcatctagccgctcctgaacagcctgcagctcctgaaaagcctgcagctcctgaagagcctgccgctcctgctgatcttgccactcctgaagagcctgctgctcctgctgctctagccgctcctgaagagcccgccactcctgaagaacctgccgctcctgctgatctagccgctcctgaagagcccgccattcctgctgatcaagccgctcctgaagagcctgccgcttctgctgatctagccgctcctgaagagcctgccgctcctgaagagcccgccgatcctgaagagcctgctgttcctgctgatctagccgctcctgaagcgcctgccattcctgctgatctagccactcctgaagagcccgctgctcctgctaatctagccgctcctgaacagcctgcagctcctgaagagcctgccgctcctgctgatcttgccactcctgaagagcctgccgctcctgctgctctagccgctcctgaagagcccgccactcctgaagaacctgccgctcctgctgatctagccgctcctgaagagcctgccgctcctgctgatcttgccactcctgaagaccctgcagctcctgctgatcttgccactcctgaaga agcccgctactcctga